In Macrobrachium rosenbergii isolate ZJJX-2024 chromosome 6, ASM4041242v1, whole genome shotgun sequence, a genomic segment contains:
- the LOC136839543 gene encoding dehydrogenase/reductase SDR family member 7 isoform X2, whose translation MLPVDWFFVVAGGIGVLQLIGFCSLVSSLYAVTFVALLRYVIIPADSDIVLWLCKHFGKPVESLKGQVIWITGASSGIGEALAVRLAKVGARLALSARSVENLERVKQRCLETGGVTSDDVLLLPLDMVEYDQHQPAFDAVLKHFGELDILVSNAGRSQRGRWEMIDVAVDRELFELNVFSLIALSRIATRYFLKRGNGHHVVTSSTAGKLGAPLSASYTGSKHALQGYFECLRIEKAGCGLDITMFCPGPVDSNLLKVCFTEQKGDELGELLFYKSLIFDPKKKDNFKVSSFLWITITGISLLSECAGLVFFFFVKDFPRLPRKND comes from the exons ATTGGAGTGCTTCAGTTAATAGGCTTCTGTTCATTAGTCAGCAGCTTATATGCAGTGACATTCGTAGCATTGCTTAG ATATGTTATTATACCTGCAGATTCTGACATAGTTCTTTGGCTCTGCAAGCATTTTGGCAAACCAGTTG aaagtttgaaaggtcaGGTGATTTGGATCACTGGGGCATCAAGTGGTATAGGAGAGGCATTAGCAGTCAGGCTGGCCAAAGTAGGCGCACGTCTTGCTTTGTCAGCAAGATCTGTTGAAAATCTTGAGAGAGTGAAACAAAGATGCCTAG AAACTGGAGGTGTTACCAGTGATGATGTTTTGCTTCTTCCATTGGATATGGTTGAATATGACCAACATCAGCCTGCTTTTGATGCTGTACTCAAACATTTTGGAGAG cttgaTATCCTTGTGAGCAATGCTGGTCGTTCCCAGAGAGGCCGCTGGGAGATGATTGATGTGGCTGTAGATCGAGAATTATTTGAGCTTAACGTCTTCTCGTTAATTGCTCTTTCACGAATTGCCACTCGCTACTTCCTGAAAAGAGGCAATGGTCACCATGTGGTCACCTCAAGCACTGCTGGTAAACTTGGAGCTCCTTTGTCAGCCTCATACACAGGATCAAAACATGCCTTGCAG GGCTATTTTGAATGCTTGCGAATAGAAAAAGCTGGATGCGGTTTAGACATTACAATGTTCTGTCCAGGGCCAGTTGATTCAAACCTTTTGAAAGTTTGCTTCACCGAGCAGAAAGGAGAC GAACTCGGAGAACTGTTATTTTACAAAAGCCTTATCTTTGACCCCAAGAAAAAAGATAACTTTAAGGTTTCCTCTTTTTTGTGGATAACTATTACAGGAATATCCTTATTGAGTGAATGTGCtgggcttgttttttttttttttgtgaaagattttCCAAGGCTTCCAAGAAAGAATGATTAG